The following are encoded in a window of Athene noctua unplaced genomic scaffold, bAthNoc1.hap1.1 HAP1_HAP1_scaffold_153, whole genome shotgun sequence genomic DNA:
- the LOC141955293 gene encoding transcription elongation factor SPT5-like isoform X2, translating to MAVDSRSPSPVGNSSMTPGSPSRGDNSPHIPSSGIEQSSSDWVTTDIEVKVRDTYPDSQAVGQIGVIRSVTGGMCSVCLKDSEKVVSISSEHLEPVTPTKNKVWMILG from the exons ATGGCCGTA GACAGCCGCAGCCCAAGCCCTGTGGGCAACAGCTCCATGACCCCTGGGTCCCCCTCTCGGGGGGATAACAGCCCCCACATCCCCAGCTCGGGAatcgagcagagctccagcgactgggtgaccaccgacatcgaggtgaaggtccgtgacacctacccggaCAGTCAGGCGGTGGGACAGATCGGCGTCATCCGCAGCGTCACG ggtGGGATGTGCTCCGTCTGCCTGAAGGACAGCGAGAAAgtggtgagcatctccagcgAGCACCTGGAGCCTGTCACCCCCACCAAGAACAAG GTCTGGATGATCCTGGGGTAG
- the LOC141955293 gene encoding transcription elongation factor SPT5-like isoform X1, which yields MAAACEFRGALGARRAGPGRAAGGTEAVLRERLRRQQDSRSPSPVGNSSMTPGSPSRGDNSPHIPSSGIEQSSSDWVTTDIEVKVRDTYPDSQAVGQIGVIRSVTGGMCSVCLKDSEKVVSISSEHLEPVTPTKNKVWMILG from the exons atggcggcggcctgtgagttccgcggcgccctgggagcccgccgggccgggccgggccgggccgccggcggtaccgaggcggtgctgcgggagcggctgcggcggcagcag GACAGCCGCAGCCCAAGCCCTGTGGGCAACAGCTCCATGACCCCTGGGTCCCCCTCTCGGGGGGATAACAGCCCCCACATCCCCAGCTCGGGAatcgagcagagctccagcgactgggtgaccaccgacatcgaggtgaaggtccgtgacacctacccggaCAGTCAGGCGGTGGGACAGATCGGCGTCATCCGCAGCGTCACG ggtGGGATGTGCTCCGTCTGCCTGAAGGACAGCGAGAAAgtggtgagcatctccagcgAGCACCTGGAGCCTGTCACCCCCACCAAGAACAAG GTCTGGATGATCCTGGGGTAG